GTTAATCCGGATAAAGTGGAAAAAGCCATGAAAGAACTAGCTGAATATTAATCGATAAAAGGAGGCCGTTTCTGTGGGAATTGAAAAAATGACCATGCCTCAGTTAGGGGAGTCTGTAACTGAAGGTACGATTGAAAAATGGCTGGTTCAGCCAGGAGACACTGTTAATAAATACGATCCAATCGCTGAAGTCAATACGGATAAAGTAAATGCAGAGGTTCCTTCCTCCTTTACTGGCGTCATTAAAGAACTGATTGCCGGAGAAGGCGATACGCTTGAAGTAGGGGAAGTCATCTGTACGATTGAAGTGGAAGGAGGCGGTTCTGAACCGGCTGCTGAACCTGAGAAAAAGGATGCGCCTGCTGAAAAGTCTTCAGCTTCAGCTGCGCCTGCAAAGCCTCAAGGATCTAAACAGGATGGTTCAAAAGCACGCTATTCTCCTGCTGTTATGCGGATGTCACAGGAGCACGGCATTGACCTGACTCAGGTACAGGGATCAGGAAAAGAAGGACGTATCACACGTAAAGACCTTCAAAAAATTATTGATTCCGGTGAAATTCCTACCGCATCTTCAGCTCCTTCAGCAGCACCAGTGCAGGAAACGCGCATGGAAGAAGCGCCAAAGCCGGCTGCGCAGCCAAAGCAGCAGACTTCAGTACCGTCAGCACCTGGTGATATTGAAATTCCTGTAACAGGTGTGCGGAAAGCGATTGCTGCCAACATGCTGAAGAGTAAGCATGAAGCACCGCACGCCTGGACGATGATGGAAGTGGATGTAACGAATCTTGTTGCTTACCGCGACTCGATCAAAGCTGACTTCAAACAAAAAGAAGGCTTTAACATCACTTACTTCGCATTCTTCGTCAAGGCTGT
The nucleotide sequence above comes from Jeotgalibacillus aurantiacus. Encoded proteins:
- a CDS encoding dihydrolipoamide acetyltransferase family protein, which gives rise to MGIEKMTMPQLGESVTEGTIEKWLVQPGDTVNKYDPIAEVNTDKVNAEVPSSFTGVIKELIAGEGDTLEVGEVICTIEVEGGGSEPAAEPEKKDAPAEKSSASAAPAKPQGSKQDGSKARYSPAVMRMSQEHGIDLTQVQGSGKEGRITRKDLQKIIDSGEIPTASSAPSAAPVQETRMEEAPKPAAQPKQQTSVPSAPGDIEIPVTGVRKAIAANMLKSKHEAPHAWTMMEVDVTNLVAYRDSIKADFKQKEGFNITYFAFFVKAVAQALKEFPQMNSMWAGDKIIQKKDINISIAVATDDALFVPVIKHADEKTIKGIGREINELAGKVRAGKLKSEDMQGGTFTVNNTGSFGSVQSMGIINHPQAAILQVESIVKRPVVMNNGMIAVRDMVNLCLSLDHRVLDGLVCGRFLQRVKEILENTSENTSVY